A portion of the Punica granatum isolate Tunisia-2019 chromosome 7, ASM765513v2, whole genome shotgun sequence genome contains these proteins:
- the LOC116215426 gene encoding uncharacterized protein LOC116215426, translating into MGGNNNHRQAKSKVISGSISLFGFLKHWRQHRRDDQGLEDVMSPRKVWPSDYDRGNYVAEPGIDRRASAFIARFHESRVSESECHAINA; encoded by the coding sequence ATGGGAGGCAACAACAACCACAGGCAGGCCAAGAGCAAGGTGATATCGGGTTCAATCTCGCTGTTtggcttcctcaaacactggAGGCAGCACCGGAGGGATGACCAGGGCTTGGAGGACGTGATGAGCCCCAGGAAGGTCTGGCCCAGTGACTACGACCGAGGCAACTATGTGGCCGAGCCTGGGATCGATAGGAGGGCTTCTGCTTTCATTGCGAGGTTCCATGAGAGTCGTGTCTCGGAGTCGGAATGCCATGCAATCAATGCGTAG